CGGCACGTCGTTGTCCATGGTCTTGGGGATGGCCACCACCTTGACGCCTTCCTCGTGCAGGCGCTGGGCGTAGCTCAGGGTGTCGTCGCCGCCGATGGGGATGAGAAAGTCGAGGCCGAGAAATTCGATGTTGCGCAGCACCTCGGGGGTGACGTCGTTGATTTCGGCGGTGTATTTGTCGCGCAGGTGCGGCGGCAGGTTTGACTTGGGCAGATGGCTGGGGCGCGTGCGCGAGGTGTGCAGGAAGGTGCCGCCGGTGCGCCCGGCGCGGTTGGCCAGATCCTTGGTCAGAACCTGGACGTTTTCGCTGTTGTCGGCGTCGCGCTCGGGAATCAGTTCGACCAGCCCGGCCCAGCCGCGCCGTATGCCGAGCACCCGGTAGCCTTCGCGCAGGGCGCGGATGGTGATGGCGCGAATGGCGGGGTTGAGCCCGGGAACATCTCCGCCGCCGGTGAGTATGCCGATGGTGCCTTTGTAGCTCATGTCAAGCCTCCTTGAGGTCGATTGCCGTCCGTTGATCGGGTGCTGCCTCAATGTTACCGAAAGGCTTGAGTTTCACAAGGCGGCGCGTCTCTGCTGCTTGGTTAGTCCTCCCCCAGCGTATCGAGATAGCGCTCCGCGAGCATGGCCGCCATGCAGCCCGAACCGGCGGCGGTGATGGCTTGACGGAAGTTGGGATCCTGCACGTCGCCGGCGGCGAACACGCCGGGGATGTTGGTTTCGCAGCCGTTTTTGGTGAGGATGTAGCCGTCCTGATCCATGTGCAGCTGGCCCTTGAACAGCTCGGTGTTGGGCGTATGGCCGATGGCGATGAACACCCCGTCACAGGCAAAATCTTCTTCCTGGCCGCTGAGCAGGTCGCGTAGCCGCAGCCCGTTGACGCCCTGCGGTTTGTCGCCGTGGATGGCCACCACCTGGGT
The window above is part of the Geoalkalibacter sp. genome. Proteins encoded here:
- a CDS encoding 6-phosphofructokinase yields the protein MSYKGTIGILTGGGDVPGLNPAIRAITIRALREGYRVLGIRRGWAGLVELIPERDADNSENVQVLTKDLANRAGRTGGTFLHTSRTRPSHLPKSNLPPHLRDKYTAEINDVTPEVLRNIEFLGLDFLIPIGGDDTLSYAQRLHEEGVKVVAIPKTMDNDVP